A genomic segment from Glycine soja cultivar W05 chromosome 18, ASM419377v2, whole genome shotgun sequence encodes:
- the LOC114395979 gene encoding probable pectate lyase 5: protein MAFSFTFMFQFLLLAPSVIYASPVQDPELVIQEVQKSINGSRRNLGYLSCGTGNPIDDCWRCDPNWERNRKRLASCAIGFGKHAIGGKDGKIYVVTDPSDNPVNPKPGTLRHGVIQQEPLWIIFKHDMVIKLHKDLLVNSYKTIDGRGATIHIAGGGPCIRVQKKTNIIIHGIHIHDCKRGGGGYVSDSPNHRSWSARSDGDGITIFGGSHVWVDHCSLSNCFDGLIDVVHGSTAITISNNYMTHHNKVMLLGHSDSYKADKNMQVTIAFNHFGVGLGGRMPRCRFGYFHVVNNDYTNWQHYAIGGSSSPTIFSQGNRFRAPNDEDHKEVTKHFKSSKSEWRKWNWRSEGDLMLNGAFFTASGAGATARYDKASSMAARPPMLVVSMTAGAGALRCNKGNLCH from the exons ATGGCattttcattcacatttatGTTCCAGTTCTTGCTTCTTGCCCCATCTGTGATCTATGCTTCTCCAGTTCAAGACCCTGAATTAGTGATCCAGGAAGTTCAAAA GAGCATCAATGGCTCAAGGAGAAACTTGGGGTATCTTTCTTGTGGAACGGGGAACCCCATTGATGATTGTTGGAGGTGCGACCCCAACTGGGAAAGGAACCGAAAGCGTCTAGCTAGTTGTGCAATTGGGTTTGGTAAGCATGCCATTGGTGGAAAAGATGGGAAAATATATGTGGTGACTGACCCTAGTGATAACCCTGTGAACCCCAAGCCAGGAACATTGAGACATGGTGTTATTCAACAAGAGCCTTTGTGGATCATTTTCAAGCATGACATGGTGATCAAGCTACACAAGGATCTCTTAGTTAATTCTTACAAAACCATTGATGGAAGAGGAGCAACCATCCACATTGCTGGAGGAGGGCCATGCATTAGAGTGCAAAAGAAGACCAATATCATAATTCATGGCATACACATCCATGATTGCAAAAGGGGTGGCGGTGGATATGTGAGTGACTCTCCTAACCATCGTAGCTGGAGTGCAAGATCAGACGGTGACGGGATCACAATCTTTGGTGGGAGCCATGTTTGGGTGGACCATTGCTCCTTGTCAAACTGTTTTGATGGCCTCATTGATGTTGTTCATGGCTCAACGGCCATCACCATTTCCAACAATTACATGACACACCATAACAAGGTCATGCTCTTGGGCCACAGTGATTCCTATAAAGCTGACAAGAACATGCAAGTCACCATTGCCTTCAACCATTTTGGAGTAGGACTAGGGGGAAGAATGCCGAG ATGCAGGTTTGGATACTTTCATGTGGTGAACAATGATTACACAAATTGGCAACATTATGCAATAGGTGGGAGTTCATCCCCAACTATTTTCAGCCAAGGCAATAGATTTCGTGCTCCAAATGATGAAGACCACAAAGAG GTGACCAAACattttaaatcatcaaagagtgAGTGGAGGAAATGGAATTGGAGGTCTGAAGGAGATCTAATGCTGAATGGTGCCTTCTTCACAGCTTCTGGGGCGGGGGCAACTGCTAGGTATGATAAAGCGTCAAGCATGGCAGCACGACCACCTATGCTTGTGGTTTCCATGACAGCAGGGGCTGGAGCACTTAGATGCAACAAGGGCAATCTATGCCACTAG